In Streptococcus parauberis NCFD 2020, the sequence GTCAGTTGGCAATTGTTTGATAATCGCTTCTGCTAAGCCACCTGATGCACCTGTAATTACTATTTTTCTTCCTGCCATTAAATTGTAACTTCCTCTAAATCTTTGACGATTTTAACATTCTCAAAAATACTTGCCGCATCTTTTTCCATTTGTCGGCAATCTCTACTTAAAAAGCGAGCCGAGACATGGTTTAAGAGTAATTTTTCAACACCGGCATTTTTGGCAACTTGCGCAGCCTGCATGTTGGTTGAATGACCATGATTGCGAGCGATCTTTTCATCACCTTTGCCATAAGTTGACTCATGAACTAAAACATCGGCGTTTTTAGCAAGTCTTTCTGAAGCTGGTGTTTTCCGAGTATCACCAATAATGGTAATTATCTTTCCTGGTTTTGGTGCCGAAATATAGTCTTTTGCATAAATAGTTCGGCCATCTTCTAAAACAATATCTTGGCCACTTTTTATTTTACCAAATAGAGGTCCAAAATTGACGCCAGCTGCTTTTAATCTTTCTGCATCTAATGTCCCTTCTAAATCTTTTTGAACGACCCGATACCCCATACAAAAGATAGTATGAGCTAACTTCTCAGTATAGACAATAAATTTATCTGTTTCCAAAATTTTGCCGAGTGATGATTCATCAAACTCATGAAAATTGATTTGATATGGTAGGCGTGATCCTGACAATTTTAAAGATGTTTGAACATAGTTTTTGATGCCAACCGGTCCATAAATATCAATATCTGTTTGTTCATCACTTGCTTGAAATGCTCGGCTTGATAAAAAACCAGGTAAACCGAAAATGTGATCTCCATGTAAGTGAGTAATAAATATTTTTTCTATTTTGCGGGGTTTAATTGTCGTTTCTAAAATTTGTCTTTGTGTTCCTTCACCACAATCAAACATCCATATTTGATTGATTTCATCTAATAACTTTAAAACTAAACTAGAAACATTGCGTTGCTTGGCCGGTTGGCCTGCTCCTGTTCCTAAAAATTGTAATTCCATTCGGTCTATTCTTTCTATTTGTCTAAATGAATAAAAAGCTTAAATTCACGCTCTTTATATTGATAATAGTATTGTCCCTGATAATGTTCAGCAAGAGATAGTACTTCTTCTTGATTATAACCACTAATACTAATCACTTGCTTTGAAAGTTTGAAAACTTTACTGAGCATTACGCCAGCCGGTGTGATATCTTCAATTTCCTTATCACCCCAGTTTAATTTGGCCATATGAATCTGATTAGCCATCACAAATACTTGATAATGGGGGAAAATTTGGGCAATTTCAAATAATAAGTCCGTATTCAATGGATATTCAGTCTCACCAAATATCAATGATTCTTCATTTTCAGACGTGATATAAGCATAGCCGAATGATTTGCCTGAGAGATTTAAACGAATAAATGGTTTTCGTTCATCAAAACTAGGTTGTTCAGTCATCAAATCTAATGCCTGTGACATTTGAAAGTAATAATCAGTAGCCTCTTGTGGTGATTGTTTCTGGTAAATTTCAGCAAAATAAGCATTAATAACACTCGGTGGGGGTGTAATAAAAGCTAATTTTTCAGTTGCTGGTAAATGTTCTAATACATTTTCTAAATAAGGTTTGTCTAGAGTCGTAAAACCGCCATACATAAGTGCTAATGAAATATAATCAGTCATATAAATCGTCTAATCTCCATTTATTTTTGCTGGCAATAAAGCCCGAAATGTCCTCAACTTCTTGATCAAAAGTGTAATTATCTAAAAGAGCTACTTTATTCAATGCATACAGTTTGTAAGCCTTGTCTTGATGAACTTTTATTGAAAATGGTTCAAAACTATCTCTGATTTGATCGATGATCAAATTTCTTAACATTTGGCGACTACCTTTGTCACGCGCTGATAAGCGAACATTGGGAAAAGCTGTCGCAGTCAATCCATCCGCAATGTCCATCTTATTATAAATGGCCAATCTAGGAATAGATAACATATCCAAATCTTTCAAGATATCTAAGACGACCTTCTCATGCTCAGTATGATCAGGGTCACTAGCATCTATAACATGTAGGAGCAAGTCGACATGTCGACTTTCCTCTAATGTTGATTTGAAAGCAGCAACCAATTCTGTTGGAAGATCTTGAATAAAGCCAACTGTGTCTGTTAAAGTAACTTGAAATTGATTTTGTAAGTAAATTTGTTTTGTTGTGGCATCCAAGGTTGCAAAAAGTTCATTTGCCTCATATTGGCCATCATCGGTCAAAACATTCATAATTGTTGATTTACCAGCATTGGTATAACCAATCAAGCCAATTTTAAAGGTTTCTGAACCAATCCGTTTATCTCTAATGGTTTGACGATTTTTCTCAACAACTGCTAGTTGCTTCTCAATATCTGTAATTTGATTACGGATTGACCTACGATTCAATTCTAATTGACTTTCACCAGGTCCTCGACTGCCAATACCACCGGCTTGGCGACTTAGCATAATTCCTTGTCCCACCAAACGTGGTAACATATACTTGAGTTGAGCTAAATGAACTTGCAATTTCCCTTCATGACTTCTTGCGCGCATGGCAAAGATGTCCAGGATTAATTGCATTCTGTCAATTACTTTAACCTCTAGTTCAGCTTCTAAATTAGAATTCTGACGTGCAGTTAAACGGTTATTCACAATAACTGTGTCGATGTCTTCTGCTTCAACAATCTCTTTCAGCTCGGCCAATTTACCTGAGCCAATAAAAGTCTTACTATCATACTTTTCTCTATTCTGAGTATAAGTATTAACAACTTCGGCACCAGCCGTTTCGGCTAAACTGGCTAGCTCTTTCATCGACATGTCAAAGTTTTCACTGGTTTGTAAAGCTACCCCTAGAAGGATAACTCGTTCTTTTTCTACTTTTGTTTCTGTCATTGCCATAAGCTTAGCCTCCAAATTCCGTAAGCTTTATTATACCATAATTCTGATATAAATCTCGAAGCTCAGCCTTGTAAAAATCCATTATTTTTCTAGAAATTGTTCAACAAATTTAAAAACATTATTGGGATAATCATGATCACTAATATGGAAAAAAGTGACCTGCATCCGATTCCTAAACCAGGTTAATTGACGTTTAGCAAATCGTCTCGTATTTTGTTTTAATTTTACTAAGCTATCCTCTAACGACATCTCCCCTCGAAAATAAGGAAAAAGTTCTTTATAGCCTATCCCTCGACACGCTTGAACTTCTGGATGATTATCAAATAACCATTTTGCTTCTTCTAATAGACCAAGTTCGACCATTTGATCAACTCGGTGATTAATCCGATCATAAATAATAGAGCGGTCATCATCTAATCCCACCAAGAGAACGTCATAGGGAAAGTCTTGGTTTTCCATCTCACCAGCAAACTTTTCTAATTCTAAGGCCCGAATCGCTCTGCGACGATTTAACTGATCAATAATAATTTCCTTTTCTGCAAGTAGCTGATAAAGTTCTTCGTCAGTTAAGAGGTCTAATTCCGCTCTGTAGTTTAATAGATCGGTTTGATTAACTTGTCCACCTAAATGGTAACCTTCAATTAAGCTTTGTATATACAAGCCAGTTCCACCAACAATGATTGGTAATTTTTTCTTGTCCTGAATAGTCACAATTGCTTGTTTTGCATCAGATACAAAATCAAAGGCTGAATAAGTCTCGGTGACATCTTTGATATCAGTCAAATGATGTGGAACAGCTGCCATTTCTTCTGGACTAGCTTTAGCAGTTCCTATATCTAGTTGTCGATAGACTTGTTGGCTGTCTCCAGAAATAATTTCGCCATTGTATTTTTGTGCTAATTTAATTCCTAATGCTGTCTTTCCAACAGCTGTTGGACCTAAAACAACAATTATTTTATTCTTCTTTTTCATGTCGTTCTTTCTTTTAAAATTATAGTCAAAGAAACGTCTTTTCCTTGATATTTCTTGTGTTTTCCGTTACCATATATTATAACATAAGAACAGGAACGAAATAGTTATCTGTTTATAGAAATGGAGAATCGCTATGTCTAAAAATTATCAATTTGCTAAAGGTCTAGCAACTGGTGTAGTTGCAACTGCTTTAACTGTTGCTAGCGCTGTATTTGCTGTTAAGAAAACAATTATCGAACCTGAAGAAGAAAAAGAAGCTTTTGTTGAAGAAAATCGTAAAAAAGCTGCTCGTCGTCGTGTAGCTCGTTAATTCTAACAAAAAAGCATATTAAGAAAAGAAGCCGACTTTTAGTCGACTTCTTTTTTGTATAAATAAGCTAAGTAGGTCACCAAGACATAAGAAACTAATAGGGTCGCAATCACAATTTCAGCACTAATTAAGATACTGAGCATCTTTCCCCAATGTAAAAAAATACTGGCCATACGAAGAGATGTAGCACTAATGACATAGGGGAAGGTGAAGGCCGAAAAACCTGGATTAAAGGGACGACGTAAGAGTTTTGGCAATTGCACAAGAACAAAGAAATACATGGCCTGTGAGGTTACCAATAAGAAGATAACCATAGCTTCTTGTGGCGTTTGAAAACTTGATAGATAACCTGCCAACAAAAGGCTAAGTGGTGCACATATGGTTGAAATGTTAGGTTTAACTGCTTCTGGCAAGCCAATTTTATAGGTTTTTATATAGAGGATGGGAAATAGCAAGAAGGTAATGACCAAACAAATCCAAAAGACAATTTTCCCGAATAGAAAAGCCTGGCTTGCTGGTGCTGTAAAAGTCGACATTGCTATCCCAACAAATAAGACTGTCCAAGAAGGATAGACATTCTCCCAAGAAAATTTGATGACAAAGTTGAGGCAGTAATAAGTGATTAAAACCAAATTACCAATAACAAACAACCACCAAAATGGCAGTCCAATCACTTTCAAACCTAATTGAATGGCTAATGATGAAAAGAGCATACCAACCATAAAAAAGGTCGGAAATACTGAGGAAACCAAAGGAGATTGGATTTCCTTTAGAGCTTGCTCTTTATTGGTAATGATCCCCTTTATTAAGAGAAAATATAAGAATAAAGCAAGGGCTGTAAAAGGTAATTTTATGATTGGAAGATAATTGGATAACAGATTGCCTACTGCCATTGTTCCTAAAACTAAACCAGACATAACTAAGGATGGACGATTTTGTTGATGCATTGTTAAACTCTTTTTTCTACTTTATTTTGAAAGTGCAATAATTTTTAATGAACCTTTTAAGACGAAGATAAAAATCAAGCAGCCAATTAACAAATCAGGAATAGGCGATTTGGTCCAGCTAACTAAGAAACTGCTGACTATCAAGCCTACATTAATTAAGATATCATTGGATGTAAAAATTTGTGTCGCCTTCATATGAACTTCCTTTTGATCAGCTTTAGAAATTAGATAAAGGGAGACGATATTGGCAGCTAAGGCCATGAAAGCGACGGTCATCATTCCAATCCCATTTGGCAGATATTGGTGATTAATGACTCTAAAAATGACTTGACCAAAACCAATCAAAGCTAAGACCAACTGTAAATAACCAGCAATGGCAGAAACTAATTTCTTCCGAGATACTGATTGGGCAACTGCCATCAAAGCCATAAAATAAACTAAACTGTCAGCTAACATGTCTAAACCATCAGCTGAAAGTCCTAAAGAATGAAAAAAATAGCCTGCAAGTTCTTCAATCACAAAAAATGACAAATTGATAATCAAAACTTGCCCTAAGATAAATCGTTGAACAATTTGGTTTGTTTTCGAATTTATAGGACCTTCTACTATCTCACTACTAATAATCTGTGATTCTAGGTTTAGTTTGTCAATAGCTTGTAGGAGCTGGTCAGGATTTTCCTGATGGATAACTTTTGCCTGTCTTTCTTCAAAATCAACCGAGATATCTGTAATTCCTGAAAAATCAGACAGTGCCATTCTAACCAGTTGCTCTTCACTGGGACAATCCATTTTATTAATCTGAAAAATTGTTTTTGTGTAGGTCATTCATACTCCTCGTTCTTACAAGACAAAATATTCTCTATTATACCATAGCAAAATAAAAAAAATTCGGTTTCCCGAATTTTTTCAAACTGTTTCTAAAGCTGGTAATGTTTCACCAATTGCTTCTAATCGACTAGCCCATTCTTCACGGCTAAGTCCATTTTCAGTAACATAGCGATTTTTTTCATGTGCGCGGCATTCAGCTGAACAGCCACGTACATATTTGGCTTCATTTTCTTCACTGGCAAAAATTTGCTTATTACAAAATGGATTAGCACAATTCACGTAGCGTTCACAGGGTTGTCCATCAAAGTAATCTTTAGCGACCACAGTAGGATTGACATGATTGATTGGCACTGCAATTCGTTCATCAAAGACATACATGGCACCGTCCCACAATTCCCCTTGAACCTCAGGATCTTTACCATAAGTAGCAATTCCACCATGTAGTTGGCCAACATCTTTAAATCCTTCACGGACCATCCAACCAGAGAATTTCTCACAGCGTACACCGCCTGTACAATAGACAACCACGCGTTTTTCCATGAACTTCTCTTTGTTATCGCGAACCCATTGGGGTAAATCACGGAAATTACGGATATCTGGACGAATTGCTCCGCGGAAGTGACCTAAGTCATACTCATAATCATTACGCGTATCTAAAACCACAGTCTCGTCATCTAGCAAAGCCTCCTTGAATTGACTTGGTGACAAGTATTCACCTGTAGTTTCCAAAGGATTAATATCGCTATCAAAATCTTCGTCTTCTAAGCCTAGATGGACAATTTCTTTTTTGTAACGAACAAACATTTTCTTAAAGGCTTGCGCATCTTCTGTATCTTCTTTAAACCATAAATCGGCAAAGCGTTCATCTGAATGAACCCAATCCATATATTTTTGAGTTGTTTCAAAATCACCTGAAACAGTACCATTAATTCCTTCATCAGCAATCAAAATGCGACCTTTAAGACCGATTGATTTACAAAATTCAAGGTGTTTAGCTGCATAAGCCTCAGCATCTTCAATGGCAACATATTTGTAATAGAGTAAAACTCTAATTTTTTTAGACATAATATCTCCTATAATAAAAAAACTTTGGTTCTATTATAGCTAAAAAGAGTAAGAGCTAGCAAAGTATTAGCTTGAACTATTTTTCACATAATAAAATTAGCATACTTATGTTTACTTTTTGACTTAAATTGAGAAATGTGAAAAAATAATATTAGAAAAGAGAGGGGTTTCATATGATTATTGGGATACCAAAGGAAATTAAAAACAACGAGAATCGTGTAGCTATTACACCTTCCGGCGTGCTTACTCTAACTGAGAACAATCATGAAGTATGGATTGAAACTCAGGCTGGACTTGCTTCAGGTTTTTCAGACCAAGAATATCAAGAACAAGGTGCAATTATTAAATCCAGTCCTGAGGAGACTTGGCAAGCAGATATGGTATTGAAGGTTAAAGAGCCACTACCATCTGAATACAAATACTTTAGACCAGGATTAATCCTCTTTACTTATTTACATTTGGCTCCAGCACCTGAGTTAACTAAAGCCATTATGGATAGTAATATAATAGCTTTAGGATATGAAACACTAGTCGACAATAATACACTCCCTCTTCTCAATCCAATGAGTGAAGTTGCTGGACGTATGGCGACTCAAATTGGTGCTCATTATTTAACTAAAATTGAAGGTGGATCAGGAATCTTACTTGGTGGTGTTCCAGGTGTAAGTAAAGGCCATGTTGTCATTGTGGGAGGCGGTAACGTAGGTGTTAATGCCGCTCAGATGGCAGTTGGCTTAGGAGCACGGGTAACTATTCTAGATATCAATCCTAAACGTTTAGCTGAGTTGGATGCCATGTTCTCTGGTAAAGTACAAACCCTTATGTCCAATAGCTTGAATATAGCTAATAGTGTTCGGGATGCTGATTTAGTTATTGGTGCTGTCTTAATTCCTGGTGCACGTGCTCCAAAACTTGTCACTAAAGAAATGATTTCAACTATGCGGGAAGGATCCGTTGTTATTGATGTGGCTGTGGACCAAGGTGGTATTATTGAAACTGCTGATCGAACCACTACCCATGATGAACCAACTTATATCATTGATGGCGTCGTTCATTATGCCGTAGCAAATATGCCGGGAGCAGTTGCAAGAACGTCAACTATTGCCTTAACAAATGCAACATTAAAATATATTTTAGAGCTGGCAAACAAAGGTTTCAATAAGGCAATTAATGAAAGTCAACCCTTACGTTCAGCATTGAATGTCTATAAAGGCACTATAACAAATAAAGCTGTCGCTAAATCACTTGATTTAACATACCAAGAGCCAAATAATATTTATAATTAAGAAAATATGTTTTACTATTACTAAAGGAGAAAAAATGACTTACGAATTATGTTTAGAATATGGTACTTATCCATTAACCGTTGAGGATGCACAATTAGATCAAGACAATGAAATTCCAGATTTTATTAAAAATGATCAAGACTTATTGGATAAATTAGACCGTATCAATACTTTATTCCATGAATTATTTCTCACAATTGAATGCCAATTTCATTATATAGGTCATGAATATCCAGGAAAACGTCAAGAGATTGCAAAATTATATGATGACATAATTACTACATTACAAAATAATTATGCTGATCAGGATATTATCATTCGCAAATTGTTAATTCATTAATCAAAAAAGCAACTAAGATTTCTCTTAGTTGCTTTTCTTATAAAAAATTTATAATTTCAGCTTCACGGGGTTGGTAGTAACCAATTTCAATCCCTTTTTTTAGTCGATTGTCATATTTTTGGTTCAAATCATCAATTGTTCTTGAATAATTGTCATAATCTGGAACATCATCTCTACTAGTTTCAGGATTCGACATGTCAAAATGTTCAGTTGTTATAATTTCACCATCAGATACTTTTAAATAATCTTCGAAAGCTGCAGTTGAATCGTAAGAAAAATAAGTGTGTAAATGATTGTCTCTCATATTCGATACCTCACAATAATATTATATCAAACAAATAAATAAAGGTTGGAAAATTTCCAACCTTTATATTTTTTAATTTTCTGAATGCCAAATTTCTTGGTTATATTGTTCAATTGTTCTGTCTGATGAGAAAAATCCAGCTTTACCAATATTGTTCACAACTTTAGTCATCCATAGGTCCTGATCTTCATAATCGTTAATCATTTTTTCTTTAACTTCAATATATTCAACTAAGTCAATTAATGTCATAAACCAATCTTTAACAACAAGTTCTTTATATAAGCGAGCCAAGCGTTCGCCATTACCAAGTTGCATCATTTCAGGGCTAATAATAAAGTTAACCGCATCTTTGATTTGAGGATGAGCATCGTAGTAAGATTTTGGAACATATCCACCATCAGCATAAAGATTGATAATAGTATCAGAATCTTTACCAAAAGTATAAATATTATCCACACCAGCTAATTCCGCAATTTCAACATTAGCACCATCCATTGTACCAAGTGTTAATGCTCCATTTAACATAAATTTCATATTACCTGTTCCAGAAGCTTCTTTAGAGGCTAATGAAATCTGTTCTGAAATATCAGTTGCAGGAATAAGATGCTCTGCCACAGTAACATTATAGTTTTCAACTAGGTGAACATTTAAGAAAGGACTAACTTCTGGGTCATTATTAATCAATTCTGAAAGACAAAGAATTAAATGAATTATATCTTGTGCAATAACATAAGCTGGGGCTGCTTTACCACCAAAAATAACAGTAATTTTGCGTTTAGGTAGGTTGCCCTTTTTGATTTCCAAATATTTATGAATGACATAAAGAGCATTCATTTGTTGACGTTTGTATTCATGGAAACGTTTAATCTGTGTATCGATAATAGAGTTTTCATCTAATTCAATACCTTTATTTTCCTTCAAATAACGTTTCAAGGCTAATTTATTATTAAATTTTATCTCTGCTAATTTTGCATGAACTTCTTTATCATCAGCAAAAGCTAATAATTTTTCAAGTTTACTTGCATCAGTGAGATAGTCATCTCCAATTAAATCTTTGATATAAGCAGCCAAATCCTGGTTAGCAAATTCTAACCAGCGACGGAAAGTAATACCATTTGTTTTATTGTTAAATTTCTCTGGGTATAATTGATAGAAAGCTTTCAATTCACTGTTTTTAAGAATTTCTGTATGCAATGCAGCCACGCCATTAACGCTTGTTGCAAAGTGAATATCCATATGAGCCATATGTACACGACCTTCTTGGTCAATAATCTGAACAGAAGAATCATTATTTTCTGATGCAATTAAATCATTTAATTTCTCAATGATTGTTACCAAGTGAGGAACTACTTCATTTAAGTATTCCAAAGGCCATTTTTCTAAGGCTTCTGCTAAGATTGTATGGTTTGTATATCCAACCATTTGTTTCACAATTGACACTGCAACTTCAAATGTCATGTCATACTTTTCAGTTAATAAGCGGATTAACTCAGGAATGACCATTGAAGGATGAGTATCATTGATTTGTACATAAGCATATTCAGGCAAATCAAGAAGATTTGAACCACGTTGGATGGCTTCATCAATTAATAACTGAGCCGCATTTGAGACCATAAAGTATTGTTGGTAAATACGTAATAACTCGCCATTTTTGTCCGAATCATCTGGATAAAGGAATAGTGTTAAGTTTTTTGCAATTTCAGTTTTATCAAATGAAATACCATCCTTGATTAATCCATAATCAATACCATCAATATCAAATAAATTCAGATAATTCTTTGTATCGCGTTTATATCCAAGGACATCAATTCGATCCAGACGTGATTTCAAAGTGAAATTTTTAAATGGTACATCATATGAAATCTCAGTTGGAACTAACCATGAATCTTTTTCAATCCAAAAGTTTGGTTCTGCTTCTTGTTCATTATGATTGAAAACTTGTTTAAAAAGTCCACAGTGATAATTTAAACCAACACCTTCGCCGTTAATCCCAAGACTTGACATTGAATCAATAAAACATGATGCTAGGCGACCTAAACCACCATTACCTAAAGAAGGTTCAAGCTCTTCATCTTCAATTTCAGCTATAGACTTACCAACAGAAGAAAGTTCTTCCTTGACCTCTTGATAAATTCCAAGATTAATAAGGTTATTTGATAATAATTTACCAATTAAAAATTCTGCAGATATATAGTAAACTTTGCGTTTAGCAGTATTCTTTGATTTTCCACTTGCTTCTTCTTTAACGAAATTTAAAAGTGAAATATAAAGTTCTTTATTACTTGCTTCCGCAAGTGACTTCCCTAGATTAGATTCCGCATAAGTTGTAAAAGTGTTCATGTATTCCTCTTTCAATTATTTTTCTTTATTAGCATTTGCTCTTCCATAAAGGTCAGTTAAATGGATAAGATATTCTTTATGAGCTTCAGTTAAATCTTCTTCTAACATCCGCCATTGCCAGTTTCCTCCAAGTGTATTTGGAATGTTCATTCGGCTGTCAGCTTCTTTGTCAAGCAAATCTTGCATACATAAGATTGCTGTATCTCCAACAGATGCAAAAATAGTTCTTAACATTGCTTCTGTAATAGTTTCATCTGCTGCACGACTAATATAAGCTTCTGCGAAACGTGCTTGTTTCACAGTCATATTTTCATACCAACCATTAACTACTTCATTATCATGAGTACCTGTATAGACAATACAATTAGTATCATAATTATGAGGTAAATCAAAGCTTTGGCTGATATGATCAAATAAACCAAATTGAAGAATTTTCATACCTGGAAAGCCAGTAGCTTTCAAGAGTTTTTCCGCTCTTTCGTCGATATAACCTAGGTTTTCGGCAATGATTGGTAGATCTCCTAGTTCATCACGAACAGTTTCAAATAAAGCTAGACCAGGAGCAGATTCCCAGTGGCCATTTCTTGCTGTAGTGTCACCTCCAGGAATTTCCCAGAAATCAGAAAAGCCTTTAAAGTGGTCGATACGAACTTTGTCATAGAGTTTAATGCTTTCTTTAATACGATAAACCCACCATGAAAAATTAGTTTTTTCATGTTCTAACCAATTATAGATAGGATTACCCCAAAGTTGACCATCTTCGCTAAAACCATCAGCAGGTACGCCAGCAATATAAATTGGTTTTTTATCAGCATCAACTTTAAATAGTTCAGGCATAGTCCAAACTTCCACACTATCAGCTGAAACATAAATCGGCATGTCACCAATAATTTCAATACCGTTGGCATTAGCATATAATTTCAATTCTAACCACTGTTGATAAAAGAAAAATTGACAAACTTTATGATAAGTAATCGCTTCTTCTAATTTATCACGGTAGAATTCAAGAGCACTTTCCTCACGTTTGATGATTGATTTATCATCCCATTCTTGTAACGCTTTATTACCAAAGTACTCTTTAATAGCCATAAATTCAGCAAAATCCCTAACCCATTGTGCTGATTTCTCGAATGTTGACAGTTGTTTTTGACCATCCTTACTAGCCATAAAGTTTCTCACAGCAGTTTCGAGGATTGGACGACGTGTGTTAAAGATTATAGCATAATCAACTGATTCTGGGTTATCACCAAAATTTACGTCCTTGTAGTCATCTTCACTAAGGTAACCAGCTTTTGTTAAATTATCAAAATCAATAAAGTGTGTGTTTCCTGCTACTGCAGAAAATGATTGATAAGGTGAATCACCAAAACTTGTCATTGATAATGGTAGAATTTGCCAATATGATTGTTTTGTATCTCTTAAGAAATCAACAAAGTTGAAAGCTGATTTCCCAAATGTTCCAATACCAAATTTCCCTGGTAATGAACTGATATGCATTAAAATGCCACTTGCTCGCTTGCTCATAATTTCTCCTCACAATATATAACTATAAGGAAATTATAGCGCAACCGTTTGCGTAAGTCAATAAAAAAAACAACATTCTTTGTAAATGCTGTTTTTATTTTGAAATATTTCGTACACTTTCTCTTTCTTTCAGTGTAAATGGTACAAATATTTTTTGACTGAGGGTTGATTGTTTGGAACTGATTATTTCCATTAATTGTTTAAAACTTACAATACCTAAATTTTCTACATTGATATCAAAAGTAGTTAGATAAGGATGGACTAACGTTGCATAAGTTGAATTATTGAATGTGATAATTGAAATATCATCTGGTACTTTTAAATCATAGTATGATAAGAGCTGAGTTACACGGACAGAAAGGATTTCTCCTATCACAATTAGTGCTGTTGCCTGAAATTCTTTTATTGTTTCCATCAAATTCTCAACAAGCACTGGATTTTTACGATCAAATAATAACATCGTCTTATTATCCAAACCTAATTTCATACAACCTTTTAGATACCCCATATACCGTTCTGAAGCTACTTCCGAAAGTAAATCATCAGTTATAAATAGAATCTTTTTATGTCCTTTTTCATAAAGATAATTAACTGCTGACTTGGCCATTAATTGATTATCATTATCAATATATGTAATCTTATTTTCAAAACCTTCTGGTGCTCCTACAATAACAAATGGTATGTTATTTGACATTAAATATCGTCTAACTGGGTCTTCTTGTTCTGAATAAAGGATAATAAAGCCATCTACTCTTTTTTGAAGATGCATCAATTTAACCTGCTCCTCCAAATCAGTAACAGTCATACCTGTTGCAATAGAGACAGTAAAGTGATTAGCCTTCGCTTCATTTGTAATTGTCGATAGAATTTGCATAAAAAATGGTTCACTGAGCCGATCTTTAAAGGTAATTGGTGGAAATACTAAACCAATATTTTGAGTCAATCCACTGGCAAGCATTTGCGCAGCTACATTTGGCACATATCCTAAATCATTCATTGCCTTTCTAACTTTATCCTTTGTTTTTTGAGAAA encodes:
- the glgP gene encoding glycogen/starch/alpha-glucan family phosphorylase; the encoded protein is MNTFTTYAESNLGKSLAEASNKELYISLLNFVKEEASGKSKNTAKRKVYYISAEFLIGKLLSNNLINLGIYQEVKEELSSVGKSIAEIEDEELEPSLGNGGLGRLASCFIDSMSSLGINGEGVGLNYHCGLFKQVFNHNEQEAEPNFWIEKDSWLVPTEISYDVPFKNFTLKSRLDRIDVLGYKRDTKNYLNLFDIDGIDYGLIKDGISFDKTEIAKNLTLFLYPDDSDKNGELLRIYQQYFMVSNAAQLLIDEAIQRGSNLLDLPEYAYVQINDTHPSMVIPELIRLLTEKYDMTFEVAVSIVKQMVGYTNHTILAEALEKWPLEYLNEVVPHLVTIIEKLNDLIASENNDSSVQIIDQEGRVHMAHMDIHFATSVNGVAALHTEILKNSELKAFYQLYPEKFNNKTNGITFRRWLEFANQDLAAYIKDLIGDDYLTDASKLEKLLAFADDKEVHAKLAEIKFNNKLALKRYLKENKGIELDENSIIDTQIKRFHEYKRQQMNALYVIHKYLEIKKGNLPKRKITVIFGGKAAPAYVIAQDIIHLILCLSELINNDPEVSPFLNVHLVENYNVTVAEHLIPATDISEQISLASKEASGTGNMKFMLNGALTLGTMDGANVEIAELAGVDNIYTFGKDSDTIINLYADGGYVPKSYYDAHPQIKDAVNFIISPEMMQLGNGERLARLYKELVVKDWFMTLIDLVEYIEVKEKMINDYEDQDLWMTKVVNNIGKAGFFSSDRTIEQYNQEIWHSEN
- the ald gene encoding alanine dehydrogenase translates to MIIGIPKEIKNNENRVAITPSGVLTLTENNHEVWIETQAGLASGFSDQEYQEQGAIIKSSPEETWQADMVLKVKEPLPSEYKYFRPGLILFTYLHLAPAPELTKAIMDSNIIALGYETLVDNNTLPLLNPMSEVAGRMATQIGAHYLTKIEGGSGILLGGVPGVSKGHVVIVGGGNVGVNAAQMAVGLGARVTILDINPKRLAELDAMFSGKVQTLMSNSLNIANSVRDADLVIGAVLIPGARAPKLVTKEMISTMREGSVVIDVAVDQGGIIETADRTTTHDEPTYIIDGVVHYAVANMPGAVARTSTIALTNATLKYILELANKGFNKAINESQPLRSALNVYKGTITNKAVAKSLDLTYQEPNNIYN
- the trhO gene encoding oxygen-dependent tRNA uridine(34) hydroxylase TrhO, translated to MSKKIRVLLYYKYVAIEDAEAYAAKHLEFCKSIGLKGRILIADEGINGTVSGDFETTQKYMDWVHSDERFADLWFKEDTEDAQAFKKMFVRYKKEIVHLGLEDEDFDSDINPLETTGEYLSPSQFKEALLDDETVVLDTRNDYEYDLGHFRGAIRPDIRNFRDLPQWVRDNKEKFMEKRVVVYCTGGVRCEKFSGWMVREGFKDVGQLHGGIATYGKDPEVQGELWDGAMYVFDERIAVPINHVNPTVVAKDYFDGQPCERYVNCANPFCNKQIFASEENEAKYVRGCSAECRAHEKNRYVTENGLSREEWASRLEAIGETLPALETV
- the malQ gene encoding 4-alpha-glucanotransferase, with translation MSKRASGILMHISSLPGKFGIGTFGKSAFNFVDFLRDTKQSYWQILPLSMTSFGDSPYQSFSAVAGNTHFIDFDNLTKAGYLSEDDYKDVNFGDNPESVDYAIIFNTRRPILETAVRNFMASKDGQKQLSTFEKSAQWVRDFAEFMAIKEYFGNKALQEWDDKSIIKREESALEFYRDKLEEAITYHKVCQFFFYQQWLELKLYANANGIEIIGDMPIYVSADSVEVWTMPELFKVDADKKPIYIAGVPADGFSEDGQLWGNPIYNWLEHEKTNFSWWVYRIKESIKLYDKVRIDHFKGFSDFWEIPGGDTTARNGHWESAPGLALFETVRDELGDLPIIAENLGYIDERAEKLLKATGFPGMKILQFGLFDHISQSFDLPHNYDTNCIVYTGTHDNEVVNGWYENMTVKQARFAEAYISRAADETITEAMLRTIFASVGDTAILCMQDLLDKEADSRMNIPNTLGGNWQWRMLEEDLTEAHKEYLIHLTDLYGRANANKEK